A genomic segment from Helicobacter sp. NHP19-012 encodes:
- the rsfS gene encoding ribosome silencing factor, translating to MRIARIVALLEEKKAENVATFDLREQDYITEHVVIATALAGKHALALLDHLKTTLKPLGETFYAVDESNEEWIIIDLGDIMVHIFTQNYRERFDLDGFLKTYNKPH from the coding sequence ATGAGAATTGCTAGAATCGTCGCCTTGCTTGAGGAGAAGAAGGCGGAAAATGTCGCCACCTTTGATTTAAGAGAGCAAGACTATATTACCGAGCATGTGGTGATCGCCACCGCTCTAGCGGGCAAGCACGCCCTAGCCCTGCTCGATCACCTCAAAACCACGCTCAAACCCCTAGGTGAAACCTTTTACGCCGTAGATGAAAGCAATGAGGAGTGGATCATCATTGACTTGGGCGACATTATGGTGCATATTTTCACCCAGAATTATAGAGAGCGTTTTGATTTAGACGGGTTTTTAAAGACCTATAACAAGCCCCATTGA
- a CDS encoding zinc ribbon domain-containing protein, with product MNAHLVQLIQIAKLDKDIEALEPLIKAKRADLDKALATRQKKQAEYALLEEEKGSLHLQIQKNEQALYETNAKVDSIQKKISQVKSERELRSLGIEEDITKERANQANKEIERLQIESAHKSKLQETLQSALEDLEQEIATLEQKVETETAEIKEQQQRIFQEKQDLTLKMDHKLIAFYEKIRRWAGNTCVVSVKKQACGGCFIRINDRTYAEVLSSSDILTCPHCGRILYIDTAQSA from the coding sequence ATGAACGCCCACTTAGTGCAGTTGATCCAAATTGCCAAGTTAGATAAAGACATTGAAGCTTTAGAGCCCTTGATTAAAGCCAAGAGAGCCGACTTAGACAAAGCCCTAGCCACAAGACAGAAAAAGCAGGCAGAATACGCCTTGCTTGAAGAAGAAAAAGGCAGTTTGCACCTACAAATCCAAAAGAACGAACAAGCCTTGTACGAAACCAACGCCAAAGTCGATAGCATCCAAAAAAAGATTTCTCAAGTCAAAAGCGAAAGAGAGTTACGCTCTCTAGGCATTGAAGAGGACATCACCAAAGAACGGGCGAACCAAGCCAACAAAGAGATCGAACGCTTGCAGATAGAGAGCGCGCATAAGAGCAAGCTGCAGGAAACCTTACAAAGTGCCTTAGAGGATTTGGAGCAAGAGATCGCCACGCTCGAGCAGAAAGTGGAGACAGAAACTGCCGAGATTAAAGAGCAACAGCAAAGAATCTTCCAAGAAAAGCAAGATTTAACCTTGAAAATGGACCATAAACTCATCGCCTTCTATGAGAAAATCCGCCGTTGGGCGGGCAACACCTGCGTTGTGAGTGTGAAAAAGCAAGCTTGTGGGGGGTGCTTTATCCGTATTAATGATCGCACCTATGCCGAGGTTTTAAGCAGCAGCGACATTTTGACTTGCCCGCATTGTGGTAGGATTTTATACATAGACACCGCACAATCCGCTTAA
- the tmk gene encoding dTMP kinase: MYVALEGVDTSGKSTQIALLKEAYPHALFTKEPGGTKLGQALRQKVLHENLSPPTQFLLFLADRALHLEEVLKPNANKLIFSDRSLISGLAYAPYPIEQALELHRLHGLLEVLPDCVFLLKLHPKALKERMHTKTHDFIESKGLEFLEHTQERLLQACQLLGLKTHTLDASQDPKSLNKNILERLKRL, encoded by the coding sequence ATGTATGTCGCTTTAGAAGGGGTAGACACGAGCGGCAAGAGCACGCAAATTGCCCTACTTAAAGAAGCCTACCCGCATGCACTTTTTACCAAAGAGCCGGGGGGCACTAAGTTAGGGCAAGCCCTACGCCAAAAGGTCTTGCATGAGAATTTAAGCCCACCTACGCAGTTTTTATTGTTCCTAGCCGATCGGGCTTTGCACTTAGAGGAGGTGCTAAAGCCCAATGCAAATAAACTCATCTTTAGCGACCGCTCCCTCATCTCAGGGCTGGCCTACGCCCCTTACCCAATAGAACAAGCCCTAGAATTACACCGCTTACACGGCTTGTTAGAAGTGTTGCCCGATTGTGTATTTTTGCTAAAACTACATCCTAAAGCCTTAAAAGAGCGGATGCACACCAAAACCCACGACTTTATCGAATCCAAGGGGCTAGAGTTTTTAGAGCACACCCAAGAGCGTTTGTTGCAAGCTTGCCAACTTTTGGGGCTCAAAACCCACACCCTAGACGCAAGCCAAGACCCAAAGAGTTTAAATAAAAACATTTTAGAAAGGCTTAAACGGTTATGA
- the coaD gene encoding pantetheine-phosphate adenylyltransferase produces MHPAIYPGTFDPITNGHLDIIKKGANLFNPLIVAVAKSSVKNPMFSLPERLEMLQLATKSLDNVQCLAFEGLLCDLAKSYSCKWIIRGLRAVSDFEFEFQMGYANKSLNPELETLFFMPALQNAFISSSVVRSILSHKGQIAHLIPPLVLDFINQRF; encoded by the coding sequence ATGCACCCGGCTATTTATCCGGGGACCTTTGATCCCATCACCAACGGGCATTTAGACATCATCAAAAAAGGGGCAAACTTGTTTAACCCCCTAATTGTGGCGGTGGCAAAATCCAGCGTAAAAAACCCCATGTTTAGCTTGCCAGAGCGATTAGAAATGTTGCAACTTGCCACGAAGTCTTTAGACAATGTCCAATGCCTCGCCTTTGAGGGGCTGTTATGCGATTTAGCGAAGTCTTATAGCTGTAAGTGGATCATAAGAGGGCTTAGAGCGGTGAGCGATTTTGAATTTGAGTTTCAAATGGGTTATGCCAATAAATCTTTAAACCCCGAGCTTGAAACCCTTTTTTTCATGCCCGCTTTGCAAAACGCCTTCATCAGCTCGTCTGTGGTGCGCTCAATCCTAAGCCACAAGGGGCAAATCGCCCACCTAATCCCCCCCCTTGTGTTAGACTTCATCAACCAAAGGTTTTAG
- the miaA gene encoding tRNA (adenosine(37)-N6)-dimethylallyltransferase MiaA, whose translation MKIIAIIGASGSGKSALGLEIALCLNTPIVSLDSLSVYKELDIASAKPSPQELALVKHYGVNVLKIPQKNNAQVFKAELERAMLEHEQLLIVGGSGFYLKSVIEGLSPQPTLSQEQEQEILEQIKALKDPHAFLAKIDPTYAKHATDPYRTAQGLKLYFATNTPPSLYFKEHPKEPFKHPIEIFVLALDKPTLYAQIAKRTKCMLKRGMVQEIETLAQKYGTHHQPFKAIGPKECLQYLRGEIKATELESLITTHTCQLAKRQMTFNKGFKNAQFLPSFKLKQAILRLNAPAQ comes from the coding sequence TTGAAAATCATTGCCATCATCGGGGCGAGTGGGAGCGGGAAGAGTGCATTAGGGCTAGAGATCGCTTTGTGCTTAAATACCCCCATTGTATCCTTAGATTCGCTTAGTGTCTACAAAGAGCTAGACATTGCCAGTGCCAAACCAAGCCCACAAGAGCTAGCCCTTGTCAAGCACTACGGCGTGAATGTCCTTAAAATCCCCCAAAAGAACAATGCCCAAGTCTTTAAAGCCGAGCTTGAAAGGGCTATGTTAGAACACGAACAACTCTTGATTGTAGGCGGGAGTGGGTTTTATTTAAAATCCGTGATCGAGGGCTTGAGCCCACAGCCCACACTCAGCCAAGAGCAAGAGCAAGAGATTTTAGAGCAAATCAAAGCCCTAAAAGACCCCCACGCCTTTTTAGCTAAAATTGACCCCACCTACGCCAAGCACGCCACAGACCCTTATCGCACCGCCCAGGGGCTAAAACTCTACTTTGCCACCAACACCCCCCCAAGCCTTTATTTTAAAGAGCACCCCAAAGAACCCTTTAAGCACCCCATTGAGATTTTTGTTTTAGCCCTAGACAAGCCCACCCTGTACGCACAGATCGCCAAACGCACAAAGTGCATGTTAAAAAGGGGCATGGTGCAAGAGATTGAAACCTTAGCTCAAAAGTACGGCACGCACCACCAACCCTTTAAAGCCATAGGACCTAAAGAGTGCTTGCAATATTTAAGGGGAGAAATTAAGGCGACAGAGCTAGAAAGCCTCATCACCACGCACACTTGCCAGCTGGCTAAACGCCAAATGACCTTCAACAAGGGTTTTAAAAACGCACAATTCTTGCCCTCCTTCAAGCTCAAACAAGCGATTTTGCGCCTTAATGCTCCCGCACAATAG
- the nikR gene encoding nickel-responsive transcriptional regulator NikR, with translation MENKEDAIIRFSVSLQQNLLDELDNRIIKNGYSSRSELVRDMIRERLVEDSWSRADSEDKGLIVAVVVLIYDHHQRELNQRMIDIQHESHISILCTTHVHLDAHNCLETIILRGKPADIMHLHLEIGGLKGVKFSKLTKASSFESNT, from the coding sequence ATGGAAAACAAAGAAGATGCGATCATTAGGTTTTCGGTGTCCTTACAACAAAATCTTTTAGATGAGCTAGACAACCGCATCATTAAAAACGGCTACTCATCTAGGTCCGAGCTCGTGCGCGACATGATTAGAGAGCGCCTTGTAGAGGACAGCTGGTCTAGGGCAGATAGCGAGGACAAAGGCTTGATTGTGGCGGTTGTGGTGCTCATTTACGATCACCACCAACGAGAGCTCAACCAGCGCATGATCGACATCCAACACGAGAGCCACATCAGCATTTTATGCACCACGCATGTGCATTTGGATGCGCACAACTGCCTAGAAACCATTATCTTAAGGGGCAAGCCGGCAGACATCATGCACTTGCATTTAGAAATCGGGGGGCTTAAGGGCGTGAAATTCTCCAAGCTCACCAAAGCATCGAGTTTTGAGTCCAACACCTAA
- the lgt gene encoding prolipoprotein diacylglyceryl transferase, with amino-acid sequence MSYWNTIYSHFSPIAFHLFSIPVHWYGLAYVSALVVAFFLAKRALKTDPARFPISQTNFESYFLYAEVGVVLGARLGYILIYDPNTLYYLKAPWQIFNPFYNGEFIGIRGMSYHGGLVGFLVASWVFSKVKKQNFLIYLDLIAVSLPLAYVFGRIGNFLNQELFGRVVPKGDIFGEKIGILVGGVLRYPSQLIEAFLEGFCVFLVICVARHYSKTHGMLMVVYGFAYACARFVAEYFREADAQLGYYVWHLSMGQILSFCMVLVSLGLWGFIKLDKSAQMR; translated from the coding sequence GTGAGTTACTGGAACACGATTTATAGCCATTTTAGCCCCATTGCTTTTCATCTCTTTTCTATCCCCGTGCATTGGTATGGGCTCGCCTATGTGAGCGCGCTCGTTGTCGCCTTTTTTCTCGCCAAGAGGGCACTAAAGACAGACCCCGCGCGCTTTCCCATTAGCCAAACAAACTTTGAGAGCTATTTTTTATACGCTGAGGTGGGCGTAGTGTTGGGGGCAAGGCTGGGCTACATTCTCATTTACGACCCCAACACGCTTTACTACCTCAAAGCCCCATGGCAAATTTTTAACCCCTTTTACAACGGGGAGTTTATCGGTATTAGAGGCATGAGCTATCACGGCGGGCTTGTGGGTTTTTTGGTGGCTTCGTGGGTCTTTAGCAAGGTGAAAAAGCAAAACTTCTTAATTTACTTGGATTTGATCGCCGTGAGTTTGCCCCTAGCCTATGTCTTTGGGCGCATTGGTAACTTTTTAAACCAAGAGCTCTTTGGGCGGGTTGTGCCCAAGGGCGATATTTTTGGCGAGAAAATAGGCATTTTAGTGGGTGGGGTGTTGCGTTACCCCAGTCAGCTCATAGAGGCATTTTTAGAGGGCTTTTGTGTGTTCTTGGTGATTTGTGTGGCTAGGCATTACAGCAAAACGCATGGCATGCTCATGGTGGTGTATGGCTTTGCTTATGCGTGTGCGCGGTTTGTGGCAGAGTATTTTAGAGAAGCGGATGCACAGCTGGGTTATTATGTGTGGCATTTAAGCATGGGGCAGATTTTGAGTTTTTGTATGGTGCTGGTGTCCTTGGGGCTGTGGGGCTTTATCAAACTTGATAAATCCGCCCAAATGCGCTAA
- a CDS encoding UbiX family flavin prenyltransferase — MKLVLGVSGASGVNLAWRFVENLPLGVELFIVLSAHAKKVVLAEMELNFTDKLKELKRPYTLYKHHEIDAPISSGSFNVDAMAVIPASLNTFSKIAHGICDDLLTRTASVALKEQKKLLIAPRELPLHSIALENLLKLAQTGAIIAPPLLTYYTKPKDLESMELFLVGKWFDSLGIEHDLYPRWGV, encoded by the coding sequence GTGAAGTTAGTCTTAGGCGTGAGTGGGGCGAGCGGGGTTAATTTGGCGTGGCGGTTTGTGGAAAACTTGCCGCTTGGAGTGGAGTTATTCATTGTGCTCAGTGCGCATGCTAAGAAAGTTGTGCTAGCGGAAATGGAGTTAAATTTTACAGACAAATTAAAAGAGTTGAAACGCCCCTACACCCTTTACAAGCACCACGAGATAGACGCGCCCATCTCTTCGGGCAGTTTCAACGTAGATGCGATGGCGGTGATCCCAGCCAGCCTCAACACCTTTAGCAAAATTGCCCATGGCATTTGCGATGACCTACTCACACGCACGGCTTCAGTCGCCTTAAAAGAGCAGAAAAAGCTTTTAATCGCCCCTAGGGAGTTGCCCCTGCACTCTATCGCTCTTGAAAACCTTTTAAAATTAGCGCAGACGGGGGCGATCATCGCCCCCCCCTTACTCACCTACTACACCAAACCTAAGGACCTAGAGAGCATGGAGCTGTTTTTAGTGGGTAAGTGGTTTGATTCTTTAGGGATCGAACACGACTTATACCCAAGGTGGGGGGTTTAA
- the nadD gene encoding nicotinate (nicotinamide) nucleotide adenylyltransferase, translating into MSPTPKPTIALYGGSFDPPHIAHLEVIYQTLASFTLDRLFVLVAHQNPFKKPPAFTPKQRLLWMQELLRGVDKVVVSDYEIKQNRPVPTIESVRHFHQTYTPQKLYFVMGTDNVVGLKDWEGYTELINLVHFILVQRQGYPLSTPPSFTHSFLSLENIKCPISSTQIKAVLAKHQISPHLPPLVQEGVLTTFKEDHENC; encoded by the coding sequence TTGAGTCCAACACCTAAGCCCACCATTGCGCTGTATGGGGGCAGCTTTGACCCCCCCCACATCGCCCATTTAGAGGTGATTTACCAAACTTTAGCCAGTTTCACCCTAGATAGGTTGTTTGTCCTAGTCGCCCACCAAAACCCCTTTAAAAAGCCCCCCGCCTTCACGCCCAAGCAACGCTTGCTGTGGATGCAAGAACTCTTAAGGGGGGTGGATAAAGTCGTGGTGAGCGATTATGAAATCAAACAAAACCGCCCCGTGCCCACCATTGAGAGCGTGCGCCATTTTCACCAAACCTACACCCCCCAAAAACTCTACTTTGTCATGGGCACGGACAATGTGGTGGGCTTAAAGGATTGGGAGGGCTACACGGAGCTTATCAACCTTGTACATTTTATTTTGGTGCAAAGGCAGGGCTACCCCTTGAGCACGCCCCCAAGTTTCACCCACTCGTTTTTATCTCTTGAAAACATCAAATGCCCTATTTCATCCACACAGATTAAAGCCGTGCTTGCCAAACACCAAATCTCCCCCCACCTGCCCCCCTTGGTGCAAGAGGGGGTGCTGACAACTTTTAAGGAAGACCATGAGAATTGCTAG
- a CDS encoding Nif3-like dinuclear metal center hexameric protein — MLKLNELLAFLDQLSPFALQESWDNGGLNLGSLHAAYENIAIALELTLELVQELPPKSVVLTHHPLFFRPFKNFNPSLYPANIATLLLQKSCALVALHTNFDKTHLNPYFAKTLGFSHTKEEGMALVADIAPISLEDLATQVQERLNLPYVRLADAKTKIKRVAVVCGAGCGVLHELKEPPSNLCLITGDIKHHDAMQALSVGVSLLEVPHYESEKFFVPLLKDLLEPYILQSQVKCVRLLDCKNPFILKV, encoded by the coding sequence ATGCTTAAGTTAAACGAACTTCTTGCCTTTTTAGACCAGCTAAGCCCCTTTGCTTTGCAAGAGAGTTGGGATAATGGGGGGCTGAATTTAGGCAGTTTGCATGCTGCGTATGAAAACATCGCCATCGCCCTAGAGCTCACTTTAGAGTTAGTGCAAGAGTTGCCCCCTAAAAGCGTGGTGCTCACTCACCACCCCCTATTTTTTAGACCCTTTAAAAACTTCAACCCCAGCCTTTACCCGGCTAACATCGCCACCTTGTTGTTACAAAAATCTTGTGCCCTTGTAGCCCTACACACGAATTTTGACAAGACCCATTTAAACCCCTACTTTGCCAAAACTCTAGGCTTTAGCCACACCAAAGAGGAGGGCATGGCATTAGTGGCTGACATTGCCCCCATAAGCCTAGAGGACTTAGCCACGCAAGTACAAGAGCGTTTAAACCTGCCCTATGTGCGTCTAGCAGACGCTAAAACCAAAATTAAGCGTGTGGCTGTGGTGTGTGGGGCGGGCTGTGGGGTTTTACACGAGCTTAAAGAGCCCCCTAGCAATCTTTGCCTCATCACGGGCGACATCAAGCACCACGATGCCATGCAGGCTCTCAGTGTGGGGGTTTCGCTCTTAGAAGTCCCCCATTATGAGAGCGAAAAGTTTTTTGTACCCTTGCTGAAAGACTTGCTAGAGCCCTACATTTTGCAATCTCAAGTAAAGTGTGTTAGACTACTCGATTGTAAAAATCCATTTATACTTAAGGTTTGA
- a CDS encoding carbonic anhydrase, with the protein MKTSLFLIGLSLSLPMALGAEHWSYEAHTGAKHWDKLHKDYAVCKAGKNQSPINIEHYYHAPDKENFVFNYHSTAPTSIDYAHHTFVAKFAHPKDSIIYRDHKYNLVNLHFHIPMEFAIHGKRQPLSMHLVHKDAQGRLLVVGIGFTIGQENPFLTPLLNAYTYKTPPKPLALEKLLPDTIHYYHFNGSLTTPPCTEGVTWFVLEETLSLSPQQFEGIKKIMHNKPNQRPLQKDYNRVIVKSSAIVREH; encoded by the coding sequence ATGAAAACAAGTTTATTTCTCATCGGTTTATCTTTAAGTTTGCCCATGGCTTTAGGGGCAGAGCATTGGAGCTATGAAGCCCATACGGGGGCTAAACACTGGGATAAATTACATAAAGACTATGCGGTTTGTAAGGCGGGGAAAAACCAATCTCCCATCAATATCGAACATTACTACCATGCACCCGACAAAGAAAATTTTGTCTTTAACTACCACAGCACAGCCCCCACTTCGATCGACTATGCACACCACACTTTTGTGGCTAAGTTTGCCCACCCCAAAGATTCTATTATCTACAGAGATCACAAGTATAACCTAGTGAATCTGCACTTCCATATCCCTATGGAATTTGCCATCCATGGCAAGCGCCAACCCTTGAGCATGCACCTAGTGCATAAAGACGCTCAAGGGCGTTTATTGGTGGTGGGGATTGGCTTTACAATTGGGCAAGAAAATCCCTTCTTAACGCCTCTCTTAAACGCTTATACATACAAAACACCCCCCAAACCCCTCGCCTTAGAAAAACTTTTGCCAGACACGATCCACTACTACCACTTCAACGGTTCGCTCACAACACCCCCTTGCACAGAGGGCGTGACTTGGTTTGTCCTTGAGGAAACCTTAAGCCTCTCGCCCCAGCAATTTGAAGGCATTAAAAAAATCATGCACAACAAGCCCAACCAACGCCCCTTACAAAAAGACTATAACCGCGTGATTGTTAAAAGTTCGGCTATTGTGCGGGAGCATTAA
- the waaA gene encoding lipid IV(A) 3-deoxy-D-manno-octulosonic acid transferase — protein MAFFKFVYLTLLSVGHLCATPFLALFSLKAKYRHSLKARFFARRYALSFKPRLWLHACSLGEVKSLECLLNAFKDTPTLLTTTTQTGYNHAQKLAKDHHNLQAHFLLFETLLFLWCKDLDELKALVVTEAELWFQLFAVAKSVGAKTFLINARISSRSYPKYKRFKPFYTALFKNIDFIYAQSVLDKERLESLGAKTLCVFPHTKLFNPPICTKNYPKLKNLSIVGASTHASEEALIVEAFLSLDESAQLILVPRHPERFKEVRSYLEKHPKLKGDFSCFSRGLRWDSRVLLIDALGELINFYAIADIVILGGAFAPIGGHNPLEPAYFGVKLISGTHIFNQEALFACVQNFYLVQENELAPTLANHATLKHSKIDTHEQELQTLIKAINVTGV, from the coding sequence TTGGCTTTTTTTAAGTTTGTGTATTTAACGCTCTTGTCTGTGGGGCATTTGTGCGCCACGCCCTTTTTAGCCCTCTTTAGCCTCAAGGCAAAATACCGCCACTCACTCAAGGCGCGCTTTTTTGCTAGGAGATATGCCCTAAGCTTTAAGCCCCGCTTATGGCTGCACGCTTGCTCTTTAGGCGAGGTGAAGTCCTTAGAGTGTTTGCTAAATGCCTTTAAGGACACGCCCACACTCTTAACCACCACCACGCAAACGGGCTACAACCACGCCCAAAAATTGGCCAAAGATCACCACAATCTCCAAGCGCACTTTTTACTCTTTGAAACCTTGTTATTTCTATGGTGCAAGGATTTAGATGAGTTAAAAGCCCTTGTGGTAACAGAGGCGGAGCTGTGGTTTCAACTCTTTGCTGTGGCAAAGTCTGTGGGCGCAAAGACCTTTTTAATCAACGCCCGCATTTCTAGCCGCTCCTACCCCAAATACAAACGCTTCAAGCCCTTTTACACTGCCCTTTTTAAAAACATTGATTTTATCTACGCCCAAAGTGTGCTAGACAAAGAGAGGTTAGAAAGCTTAGGAGCAAAAACACTTTGTGTTTTCCCCCACACTAAGTTATTCAACCCCCCCATTTGCACCAAAAATTACCCCAAACTTAAAAACTTAAGCATTGTGGGGGCGAGCACCCACGCTAGCGAAGAGGCACTGATTGTAGAGGCGTTTTTAAGCTTAGACGAGTCGGCACAGCTCATTTTAGTCCCCCGCCACCCCGAACGCTTTAAAGAAGTGCGAAGCTATTTAGAAAAGCACCCCAAACTTAAAGGTGATTTTAGCTGTTTTTCTAGGGGCTTGAGGTGGGATAGTCGGGTGCTTCTCATTGACGCTTTGGGCGAGCTGATTAACTTTTATGCGATCGCGGATATTGTTATTTTGGGCGGGGCGTTTGCCCCCATTGGCGGGCACAACCCCCTAGAACCTGCTTACTTTGGGGTAAAGCTCATCAGTGGGACGCATATCTTTAACCAAGAGGCGTTGTTTGCCTGCGTGCAGAATTTTTATTTGGTGCAAGAAAACGAATTAGCCCCCACTTTGGCAAACCACGCCACGCTAAAGCACAGCAAAATAGACACCCACGAGCAAGAACTCCAAACTTTAATCAAGGCAATTAATGTTACAGGCGTATAA
- a CDS encoding RluA family pseudouridine synthase has translation MLQAYKVLAKQLTISHKEAKRLIDKGLVSVAGQRLKLARALIASNAPLSVLKCESQVLAKETEFLALNKAQNVSSFELERTHKPYQLCHRLDQSTSGVLLLGLGEFYKKALEAFKERKVYKEYLALVQGVLDKPLSVSKNLSVQKSHTEDKKGFVRAFVDKKGKRALTHITPIKTIGQMTLLKVVIETGVTHQIRAHLAHLKHPIVGDIFYGAKPNQYFFLHAFKLELLGLKFQAPLPPYFKDCCELLEHDL, from the coding sequence ATGTTACAGGCGTATAAGGTTTTGGCTAAACAGCTTACAATCTCGCATAAAGAGGCTAAAAGGCTCATCGACAAAGGTCTAGTGAGCGTAGCCGGGCAAAGGCTCAAATTAGCTAGAGCGCTTATCGCCTCAAATGCCCCCTTAAGCGTCTTAAAGTGTGAAAGTCAGGTTTTAGCCAAAGAGACAGAGTTTCTAGCCTTGAATAAAGCCCAAAATGTGTCTAGTTTTGAATTAGAGCGCACCCACAAGCCCTACCAACTTTGCCACCGCTTAGACCAAAGCACAAGCGGCGTTTTATTGTTGGGTTTGGGGGAGTTTTATAAAAAAGCCCTAGAGGCGTTTAAAGAGCGCAAGGTGTATAAAGAGTATTTGGCTTTAGTGCAAGGGGTGTTAGATAAACCTTTAAGCGTGTCAAAGAATTTAAGCGTGCAAAAAAGCCACACAGAGGATAAAAAGGGCTTTGTGCGGGCGTTTGTGGATAAAAAGGGCAAGAGGGCACTTACGCACATCACCCCCATTAAGACAATCGGGCAAATGACTTTATTAAAAGTGGTGATAGAAACGGGAGTAACGCACCAAATTAGGGCGCATTTAGCCCACCTCAAACACCCCATTGTGGGCGACATTTTCTACGGCGCAAAGCCTAATCAATATTTTTTCTTACACGCTTTTAAATTAGAGCTATTAGGGCTAAAATTTCAAGCCCCCCTACCCCCTTACTTCAAGGATTGCTGTGAGTTACTGGAACACGATTTATAG
- the glyQ gene encoding glycine--tRNA ligase subunit alpha translates to MLTFSNILLKLQEFWAKQGCTLLQPYDIPAGAGTFHPATLLRSLDSTPWSVAYVAPSRRPTDGRYGENPNRLGSYYQFQVLIKPSPLNIQELYLQSLQALGIDFSKHDIRFVEDNWESPTLGAWGLGWEVWLDGMEITQFTYFQQVGSIACSPTPIEITYGVERLATYIQQVDSVLDIVWTLKDNKPVYYKEVHLEGEFEFSHYHFTHANLDFLQASFENNQAEAKRCLEQNLPLVAYDFVMLSSHFFNVLDARKALSVAKRQECILKIRELAKACALLYKEQEPERLARLNA, encoded by the coding sequence GTGCTGACCTTTTCAAATATTTTATTGAAATTGCAAGAGTTTTGGGCGAAACAGGGTTGCACCCTTTTACAGCCCTATGACATCCCGGCAGGGGCGGGGACTTTCCACCCTGCCACCTTGCTAAGGAGTTTAGACTCCACCCCGTGGAGCGTGGCCTATGTCGCCCCTTCACGCCGTCCCACAGACGGGCGTTATGGCGAGAACCCTAACCGCTTAGGCAGTTACTACCAATTTCAAGTCTTAATCAAGCCAAGCCCCTTAAATATCCAAGAGCTGTATTTACAAAGTTTGCAGGCTCTAGGCATTGACTTTAGTAAGCACGACATCCGCTTTGTGGAGGACAACTGGGAGTCGCCCACTTTGGGGGCGTGGGGGCTAGGCTGGGAGGTGTGGCTTGATGGCATGGAGATCACGCAATTTACCTACTTTCAGCAAGTGGGCTCGATTGCTTGCAGCCCCACGCCCATAGAAATCACCTATGGCGTGGAGAGGTTAGCGACTTATATCCAGCAAGTCGATTCGGTGCTAGACATTGTTTGGACGCTTAAAGATAACAAGCCCGTGTATTATAAAGAGGTGCATTTGGAGGGCGAGTTTGAGTTTAGCCATTACCATTTCACGCATGCCAATTTAGACTTTTTGCAAGCTAGCTTTGAAAACAACCAAGCCGAAGCCAAGCGTTGCTTAGAGCAAAACCTGCCCCTAGTGGCTTACGACTTTGTGATGCTCTCTAGCCATTTTTTTAATGTACTAGACGCTAGAAAGGCGTTGTCTGTGGCTAAACGCCAAGAGTGCATTTTAAAAATTAGAGAGCTTGCCAAAGCCTGTGCCTTGTTATACAAAGAGCAAGAGCCAGAGAGGTTAGCCCGCCTAAATGCTTAA